The Sparus aurata chromosome 15, fSpaAur1.1, whole genome shotgun sequence genomic interval aCATGAAATGTACCCCTAATTAAAGAATGACTCACACACTCCGCTACCATTAGTGCACCGTTTAGAAATTTCAACTCCACATTAAATCCTCTTACAATGACACATTACTGTCAGTTAAATTACACACAATATTAATACAAATGATCTTCTGTACCAATTTAAGGCCATTCTTTGAAATATTAGCCCTACTCCATCATACAATTTTATTGGCAATCCGATTGAATAAGTAGTCCAGACAATCTGATGACCTGAGCGTATTCATGGATTAAAGCAAAtaaatcttttgactgaatgttttttcgagctgtagccaagtcatattcccagtttgtaatttgtgaaacatgttacaggacACGTTACTAAAgaaataagataagatttacagCATGTTCTCTAACgcagacatcaagtttacatatttgaccaacagtgttttacaggagtatgatctgaacagctgttctattcacacttaaaatgttttttgtcatttcattgtaattttcaatctatgaaatcaaactgtgcctattgttttttttgccaagcttctctcaagttttactctttcaaataatcaaccatctacagaacttttcagtatgctatttttctacttcttcttctcatcatcatcatcatcatcatcattaataataattattataataatattgtttaaagcAAGCCTCTTATGGTTTAACAGAAAAGTACATCATACAagcagcaacttttgcagccttgtcagtctgatggcgagttatcacctttctgtcatcactaacatactgttaataatcaaagaagctctgaggctttacatttgttctatatgttataatacaagatgtCAGCATTGAGCTAAAATCAGGCTTctttcatgattttgtacagtcaaactaaccagaaacttcttattgatcattataaagtttcagggcgttcctgtaaccatggtaactcacggtgccagaggggagggggagacgcTGAgtgaagccgtttacacagttacactgcagacaaagtccagactgtAGTTATttcacacaacaggagactctccttGTCAGACAAGTcctcacgtgttgactaaactaaaaaactaagtgataacgtagcagcgcgacgagtccttcctagctaagcagctaaactttaTCCATATTGGCGATACCACTGGCTGCAGAGTGACAATCAAaatcagccaacacttgttctTCTCCGATCTATATTGATCTCATAAGTcgtctctgtgaagtttgaatgacggaaatccgtcgtagcgacggagaactttaataCATGCGTATTTATattcctattttttttattatatgtaaataGATATAATTGACttgactgaaataaaaacatcttttcaacttttgtgtgtgttaagcaACACTGCTTTTGGGCTCTTGAATGCGGTTTTAGGATGCATGGTGAGTTTTACTTCTACTGGAATAAGACACGAGAGAGCACAAACTGTTGTGCATTTAACACGTAGTTACAGTTGAGATGGGCTCATAATAATCGTGCATCAATAACATGAGAAACATCGATCTTTTTCGAAGGAGTGAgtggctcttaaaagagcctTTGGTTGATGGATCTGTTTGAGGTGTTTACTTCTTGGCGGCCTTCTCGGTCTTCTTGGGCAGCAGCACAGCCTGGATGTTGGGCAGGACACCACCCTGAGCGATGGTCACTCCGCCCAGCAGCTTGTTGAGCTCCTCGTCGTTGCGGACAGCCAGCTGGAGGTGACGGGGGATGATCCTGGTCTTCTTGTTGTCGCGGGCAGCGTTTCCAGCCAGCTCCAGGATCTCAGCGGTCAGGTACTCCAGCACAGCCGCCAGGTAGACGGGGGCTCCGGCACCAACACGCTGGGCGTAGTTACCTTTACGCAGCAGCCTGTGGACACGGCCGACTGGGAACTGGAGCCCGGCACGGGAGGAGCGGGTCTTTGCCTTTGCTCTGGCCTTGCCGCCGGTTTTGCCTCTTCCACTCATGCTTGTATGTTTTCTAGAGTCTGTGCTCAGAGAAactgtgtcactcacagcttcaACCTTACATATATATCCGCGGAGCGCGCGAGGGAGTTGCTGTCCGACCAACCAGAAAAGAGGCTTCAGCAGAGGACTGCCGCCTGAATTCTGGCGGACTTTTTTGAAAGGATTTCTCTCCAATGAGCAGCCGAGACTGGGGCGGTGGGTCGCTCCTCCAGGCGGTGCTGAGCTCCTCGTGGAGAGACCCAGAAGCAGCGTCACCAATCACAGCCGGTCTCACAGCTTAAAAGCAGCGTGTCTCCGCACTTTACTCAACTCTTTTACTGTTCGCAGAAAGAAGAAGCGATGGCAAGAACCAAGCAGACCGCCCGTAAATCCACCGGAGGCAAAGCTCCCAGGAAGCAGCTGGCCACCAAGGCTGCCCGTAAGAGCGCCCCGGCCACCGGTGGAGTCAAGAAGCCTCACCGTTACAGGCCCGGTACCGTGGCTCTCAGAGAGATCCGTCGTTATCAGAAATCTACTGAGCTGCTCATCCGCAAGCTGCCCTTCCAGCGCCTGGTCAGGGAGATCGCTCAGGACTTCAAGACCGACCTGCGCTTCCAGAGCTCCGCTGTCATGGCTCTGCAGGAGTCCAGCGAGGCTTACCTGGTCGGTCTCTTCGAGGACACCAACCTGTGCGCCATCCACGCCAAGAGGGTCACCATCATGCCCAAAGACATCCAGCTGGCCCGCCGCATCCGTGGAGAGAGGGCTTAAACTGATCTGAGacctgtttaccaacaacaaaggctcttttaagagccacCTCACTCTCACCTAAAGCGCTGCTTCCTTTACTAATTCAACGCTCATTGTTTGTAAATCATAAACGTCtttcaggttttaaatgttCCCTGAATGGAAGGTTGTCTTGAAGAAACTATGATTTATaacaaacatgctaaatgttaTTAACAGGTTAGGGTGTAAATCTGAGTATCTGTTGACaaataacaaactaaatgaatatAAACCTCTTGGTCTATATAAGTGCTTCTACCTGACATGTCATATAAGCCAACACCACTACTGGAtaactttttaaaactgttttcagtcatttaaagATCCCTTGAATAAACAGTTCAACCACTGATCCCAGCATCCTAACCAACATCTCTACGTGACATCAGACTTGATCCGAGAGACACTGAAGCTGTTCCTTAAGCAAATAGTCTGTCTTATCAGAATCATAATACCTTATTgatccccggggggaaattgtttttgttacagaTGCTCCGTGCAAAGTAGAACTAGAAATACGTGtgaatggaaaaaagaaataaggatataaataaaatattgaagtagacaataatataataaaatagcataataaagtagacaataaaataaaatattaaataatagacagtctggaaatatatatacaatgaAATATACAGTGAGATAATATATACATGTTCCTCTACAGAGAAATAGTTGTATTGTTAAATTAcagttttgctttttcttttgatttttgttttttgtttggggtttttttaagtaaaaagtccgatcatcagagggaggagttgtaAAGTTTGATGGCTACAGGCAGGCATGACTTCCTGTGGCGCACAGTGGTGCATTTAGGAGCAATCAGTCTCCggctgaaggtgctcctctgttcGACCAGAGCGTTGTGAAGAGGGTGAGAGTTATACTGCAGTATCGCCCGCACCttcgacagcatcctcctgtctgacactgtcaaagagtccagctccacccccaCAACGCCACTGGCCTTCCTGATCCAGATTTTATTTATAGTCTTATGATTTCATAGTTTTTATACTACATTGTCAAGATTGATTTATTGTCAGTGTTATTAGCGGCCcctgtattttttcttcttacaCAAGTCAACATGTGTGTTGAGAAAAAGGAACCTTACACTACGTAATTCAGTTAGACCAACTTTAACGGAGGTCCAATAACGTCCTGTTTCTTTTATTGTCAGGTTTATGTTTGTATTATTGCTGCCTCCAAGTTCTCATCAAGAAATGAGCACGCAGCTGATATAGAAGTTTATTATTTGTCCTCACACCCAGAAACCAAATTGTACTCCTATACCGGACCAACAGGTTTTCAAAGTGTAGGTCTGATTGTGATCATTTGATTCAACGATTCAATGTTGTATGTGTATTCTGTTTTATATATAGCGATAAAGATGAACCTCTCACTGCTATATGTATTTATAGACAACATGAGTTTCTCACAAGCTTAAAATAGACACATATGTTAGCCTACTTTAATGTTTCAGCTCATGTCTTGTCAAACACGTTGCAGTTTCAGTGTAATATTATTTAACAAGAGTAGTGGTCGGATTTGATTTATAAATTCATGATTGGTTGATAAATTGAATGGCAGACAATATGACTTT includes:
- the LOC115596509 gene encoding histone H2A, whose protein sequence is MSGRGKTGGKARAKAKTRSSRAGLQFPVGRVHRLLRKGNYAQRVGAGAPVYLAAVLEYLTAEILELAGNAARDNKKTRIIPRHLQLAVRNDEELNKLLGGVTIAQGGVLPNIQAVLLPKKTEKAAKK
- the LOC115596507 gene encoding histone H3, which translates into the protein MARTKQTARKSTGGKAPRKQLATKAARKSAPATGGVKKPHRYRPGTVALREIRRYQKSTELLIRKLPFQRLVREIAQDFKTDLRFQSSAVMALQESSEAYLVGLFEDTNLCAIHAKRVTIMPKDIQLARRIRGERA